A section of the Hippea sp. KM1 genome encodes:
- the cysS gene encoding cysteine--tRNA ligase, which produces MLKIYNTMGRKLEEFKPLREGKVGMYVCGVTVYDNCHIGHARSAVAFDIIYRYLKYKGYDVVFVKNFTDVDDKIINRANEEGLGFSEVANKYIDEYYKDMSKLNIAKPEFEPKATEHIKEIIDLVKRLQQKGYAYEVDGDVYYRVDRFKEYGKLSGKNIDELKSGARVDVNDKKENPLDFALWKKSKENEPKWDSPWGEGRPGWHIECSAMSMKYLGESFDIHGGGEDLIFPHHENEIAQSEAATGKPFAKYWIHNGFVRINKEKMSKSLGNFFTIKDILKKYDGQTLRYFLLLTHYRSPIDFSFEGLDAAKEALNRYYNFIQRLEETDFDKKGKLDEQLKQRLDSLLERFEEAMDDDFNAPKAIGEVFSTIKAFNQYLDSIKGDEKPNKAYKEGFLESMNKIKSVLGVFDTSSASWFIPDGIDVEWVEEKIKERALARKKKDYATADRIRDELSQKGIILEDAKEYTRWKVKR; this is translated from the coding sequence ATGTTGAAGATTTACAACACTATGGGCAGGAAGCTTGAGGAATTTAAGCCCTTAAGAGAGGGCAAGGTTGGTATGTATGTCTGCGGGGTTACCGTGTATGATAATTGCCACATAGGACATGCCCGCAGCGCTGTTGCCTTTGATATCATCTATAGATACCTGAAGTATAAGGGTTATGATGTGGTCTTTGTTAAAAACTTCACCGATGTTGATGATAAGATCATAAACAGGGCCAACGAGGAGGGTTTAGGCTTTAGTGAGGTGGCGAATAAATACATAGACGAATATTACAAGGACATGTCAAAACTCAACATAGCAAAACCGGAGTTTGAACCCAAAGCCACAGAGCATATAAAAGAGATTATAGATTTGGTTAAGAGATTGCAGCAGAAGGGCTATGCTTATGAGGTTGACGGCGATGTTTACTATAGGGTGGATAGGTTTAAAGAATACGGCAAGCTTTCCGGTAAGAATATCGATGAACTTAAGAGTGGCGCCAGGGTTGATGTAAATGACAAAAAGGAAAACCCGCTTGATTTTGCCCTCTGGAAGAAGTCAAAGGAGAACGAACCCAAATGGGACTCTCCGTGGGGTGAGGGAAGACCCGGGTGGCATATAGAGTGTTCTGCTATGAGTATGAAGTATTTAGGCGAATCCTTCGATATACACGGGGGCGGTGAGGATCTGATTTTCCCACATCATGAGAATGAGATAGCCCAGTCTGAGGCAGCAACAGGCAAGCCGTTTGCTAAGTATTGGATTCACAACGGTTTTGTAAGGATAAACAAGGAGAAGATGAGCAAATCGCTCGGCAACTTCTTTACCATAAAGGATATACTAAAGAAATACGATGGTCAGACATTGAGGTATTTCTTGCTTCTTACGCATTACAGAAGTCCCATTGATTTTTCCTTTGAGGGCTTGGATGCAGCCAAAGAGGCGCTAAACAGGTATTACAACTTCATCCAGAGGCTTGAAGAGACAGATTTTGATAAAAAGGGCAAGCTGGATGAGCAGCTTAAGCAGAGGTTGGATAGCCTGCTTGAGAGGTTTGAGGAGGCTATGGATGATGATTTCAATGCGCCAAAGGCCATTGGTGAGGTTTTCTCCACGATAAAGGCGTTTAATCAGTATCTGGATAGTATAAAGGGCGATGAGAAACCCAATAAGGCCTATAAAGAGGGCTTTTTGGAGTCTATGAATAAGATAAAATCCGTTTTGGGTGTGTTTGATACATCCTCTGCAAGCTGGTTTATCCCCGATGGCATAGATGTTGAGTGGGTGGAGGAGAAGATAAAGGAAAGGGCTTTGGCAAGGAAGAAAAAGGACTATGCAACTGCCGATAGAATAAGGGATGAGCTCAGCCAGAAGGGCATTATACTTGAAGATGCAAAGGAATATACCAGATGGAAAGTGAAAAGATAG
- a CDS encoding LysM peptidoglycan-binding domain-containing protein, protein MRRWLLALFFIFVSLNVAYGYGELYIVKPHDTLWSISKRFYKNPFLWGKLWYNNTYINDPNLIFPGEILKITEHGLEIATLSKKKPDHKQPEKVRYLSAIWYDGAKFYSTCQQGECVWHKDEFRIATISFDTYTNIEPRQGDVVYLHTSKPKLPKKLYIYRNLKNYLDLKLCDHDFEAYMPIGEIDVESKIKDGVYKGRIAKCSTEVAEDDVISTVYPYQQISSKPQEVKLGGIGIRQLFVAQNELQSGLGFFFFFKADKPIQKDIVGKAVVIERLNKGSAEPIPIGRGIVSSQYKYYLSIFFPSSEGLEEIPDRTQKYILR, encoded by the coding sequence ATGAGAAGATGGTTATTGGCCTTGTTTTTTATTTTTGTTTCCCTAAATGTTGCTTATGGATACGGTGAGCTTTACATCGTTAAGCCTCACGATACGCTGTGGAGTATATCAAAGAGGTTTTATAAAAATCCATTCCTCTGGGGTAAATTGTGGTACAACAACACATACATCAATGACCCCAATCTCATATTCCCAGGTGAGATACTGAAGATCACAGAACACGGGCTTGAGATTGCAACGCTCTCTAAAAAGAAACCCGATCACAAACAGCCGGAAAAGGTTAGATACCTGTCTGCTATATGGTATGACGGTGCTAAGTTTTACTCAACATGTCAACAGGGTGAGTGTGTATGGCATAAGGATGAGTTCAGGATTGCCACCATAAGCTTTGATACCTATACCAACATAGAACCAAGGCAGGGCGATGTTGTCTATCTGCATACGAGCAAACCGAAACTGCCAAAAAAACTATACATATACAGAAACCTTAAGAATTATCTGGATTTGAAGCTATGCGACCACGATTTTGAGGCCTATATGCCTATAGGAGAGATAGATGTTGAGAGCAAAATAAAGGATGGGGTCTATAAGGGCAGGATAGCTAAATGCTCAACGGAGGTTGCAGAAGACGATGTTATAAGTACTGTGTATCCGTATCAACAGATAAGCTCAAAACCGCAAGAGGTTAAATTGGGTGGTATAGGCATCAGGCAGCTGTTTGTTGCCCAGAATGAACTCCAGAGCGGTCTTGGATTTTTCTTCTTCTTTAAGGCCGACAAACCCATTCAGAAAGACATTGTTGGTAAGGCTGTTGTTATCGAGAGGCTAAATAAGGGTTCAGCAGAGCCTATACCCATCGGCCGTGGTATTGTTAGCAGTCAATACAAGTATTACTTAAGCATATTCTTTCCATCAAGCGAGGGCTTGGAGGAGATTCCAGACAGAACACAAAAATATATCTTGAGGTGA
- a CDS encoding tetratricopeptide repeat protein, whose product MFRFVFIIALAAFVLSSCGFDNNSIIMKRLNLIESRVDFNSKRIEENSKKIDEIELKLQQIKQRLAKERQEDILANIPPASVVDNLSSTESFSDSHQAKDNPQPQKDSEIEKKANRILSYITQSTKKEERDNASLGFIPPPPKTKTIIKKPSNKPQVDTKDYKALYREALGYYKKGDYSKAKELFERFIGEYKNTDLFDNALFWLAYTHIHLGNIDKATQLLKRIIEEFPQASVDKGGKTDAAIFALIKIYKKQNDKKLEVYYRDLLIKRFPYSNYVNLIKRRRKG is encoded by the coding sequence ATGTTCCGTTTTGTTTTCATAATTGCACTTGCGGCTTTTGTTTTAAGCTCGTGTGGCTTTGATAACAACTCCATTATAATGAAACGGCTGAATCTAATAGAAAGCAGGGTGGATTTTAACTCAAAAAGGATAGAGGAAAACTCAAAAAAGATCGATGAGATAGAATTAAAGCTTCAACAGATCAAGCAGAGATTGGCAAAGGAGAGGCAGGAGGATATTCTGGCCAACATCCCACCGGCTTCTGTGGTGGATAATCTAAGTTCTACTGAATCTTTTTCGGATTCTCATCAGGCTAAGGATAACCCGCAGCCACAGAAAGACAGTGAGATAGAAAAGAAGGCAAACCGCATACTCAGCTATATAACCCAATCCACAAAAAAAGAAGAAAGGGATAATGCCTCTTTGGGTTTCATACCACCGCCCCCCAAGACTAAGACCATAATAAAAAAGCCATCTAATAAGCCACAGGTTGATACAAAAGACTATAAGGCCCTTTATAGGGAGGCGTTGGGCTATTACAAAAAAGGTGATTACTCAAAGGCAAAAGAGCTGTTTGAGCGGTTTATAGGTGAGTATAAGAACACAGACCTGTTTGATAATGCCCTCTTCTGGCTTGCCTATACGCACATACACTTGGGCAATATAGATAAAGCGACGCAGTTGTTGAAAAGAATAATAGAGGAATTTCCCCAAGCATCCGTTGATAAGGGTGGTAAGACCGATGCGGCCATATTTGCCCTGATAAAGATATACAAAAAGCAGAACGATAAAAAGCTTGAGGTGTATTATAGGGATCTGTTGATCAAGAGGTTTCCCTATAGCAATTATGTAAACCTCATAAAGAGAAGGAGGAAGGGATGA
- a CDS encoding DsbA family protein: MKALKGLAIVSSFVLIGSMSASAKTKYDDVLKKIIPSRINYTATVEKDSILKGFDQINVGIENKKTGTIYHRYIWISKDKTTIVPVILKLKDGQLKRATPQKVMERIETDISWFYNLKKELPKSILKSIGNGKTEVYLFSDPLCPFCKRELSKLIKLAEENKIKLYVLPFNVHGEEAKKASAIFLNIVEKDGLKAAIDKIEGAEFNQVKDMVKKEKDIDKLLKKYGSVMDKIAKAAFKNGIEGTPGIVIPKTKQKGYVIVGLSNIEEYIK, translated from the coding sequence ATGAAGGCTCTTAAGGGTTTGGCTATAGTATCGTCTTTTGTGCTTATAGGTTCTATGTCGGCATCGGCCAAGACAAAATACGACGATGTCTTAAAAAAAATCATCCCATCAAGAATCAATTACACAGCAACCGTTGAGAAGGATAGCATTCTTAAGGGTTTTGACCAGATAAATGTGGGCATAGAAAATAAAAAGACAGGCACGATTTATCACAGATACATCTGGATATCAAAGGATAAAACAACAATAGTGCCGGTTATACTGAAGCTAAAAGACGGTCAACTCAAAAGGGCAACCCCCCAGAAGGTAATGGAGAGGATAGAAACAGACATAAGCTGGTTTTATAACTTAAAGAAAGAGCTGCCCAAGAGCATACTAAAATCTATCGGCAATGGCAAAACCGAGGTTTACCTATTCAGCGATCCGCTATGTCCATTCTGCAAAAGGGAGCTATCCAAGCTTATAAAGCTGGCAGAAGAAAACAAGATAAAGCTCTATGTATTGCCGTTTAATGTCCATGGGGAAGAGGCCAAGAAGGCCAGCGCCATCTTTTTAAACATAGTGGAGAAAGACGGCCTAAAGGCGGCAATCGACAAGATAGAGGGTGCGGAGTTTAACCAGGTCAAGGATATGGTCAAAAAGGAAAAAGATATAGACAAACTCCTCAAAAAATACGGCTCTGTAATGGACAAAATAGCCAAGGCCGCATTCAAAAACGGTATAGAGGGAACGCCTGGAATAGTTATACCCAAAACAAAACAGAAAGGTTATGTAATCGTTGGCCTATCCAACATAGAGGAATACATTAAGTAA
- a CDS encoding AsmA-like C-terminal domain-containing protein — translation MRRLLSYLFFIVVIAVLLTSAASFVIWKKLDAAFFYSLIKSQTQKLKKSGIEVRLKGLNVRKHFPYITIEAKTVAFSQNGLEAYGFNVKDTISIPKALISKLVYGTYAGVINASLISINAGNIKLKLKKPTIELFLNKDIRLSLKTHSLTTPYLTLNNLTAKAEIDKTNKTLTLQVKNPSGFDIDSKISLKGETPNIRANITTPYLDITPFRSLLSPHLKRFILSGFIKLKNIEIDGNLLNPASIKTGKIDIKEAAFRIDLKSSIFHIKSANIEIEENKLIALAKGNFEGITTDGSEFIVYRKKDYPMEMHLHLQGNANEYVRVFLEENIFSKDDLDVLGKTKNLKGLIRADIDIYEYKRRPRPYFDFDVKLYPKTVEFENSNIPGGWVKVRGFLRIQRITDGGVVKRLMLTFKDLNATTKTSNLKTGLFVLDIKPKLLLNGSFNLNISKEDLNFFLTKFSHKNLPFNIKKAHIKATINGSPSRFSFNTDISTASSINNIPLNLKAKGIFNAPLLKIEALTLKSIGNISFSGNIDMKRLNITSLSATFKKLKIETIASIINTIPDIKGTIDGKISLNKQNGKFFLNKGSISITDGKFKAIDNISADINSDGSMLYMTNCSFNLLNNQLLSYGRYNLNTKSGDLSIFGDVVNLNVKQLIKPKKTQNNTTVKLPHFSLKIKANILKLNLKDNKQTKDIGATTLNCAITPKSLDINIFSLPTKITATFRKKRLKINISDSALWEFFTQCKAKHSSINIKAALTSPKDNELNIKTLRGKINLTSRNGCIKMGSSSLNLFSIILNPFKNLTTKLNTQDRIDYKYIKGELSLNNGILKATDKNPIILDGNIEIFGYGKYNIISKNIDAYITFITFSTINKLVSKIPVVGWIIGGKEKSFTGLSFHVKGDINNPSIKPIPFKSLAKGIADVLKRTIMLPLGIFGVK, via the coding sequence ATGAGAAGACTGCTAAGCTATCTTTTCTTTATTGTTGTAATAGCAGTTCTTCTGACATCGGCGGCATCGTTCGTCATCTGGAAAAAGCTGGATGCCGCCTTTTTCTATTCACTGATAAAATCACAAACCCAAAAACTCAAAAAAAGTGGCATAGAGGTAAGGCTAAAGGGTCTAAATGTAAGGAAACACTTTCCATACATCACCATAGAGGCAAAGACGGTTGCCTTTAGCCAGAATGGGTTAGAAGCCTATGGCTTCAATGTTAAAGACACCATATCCATACCAAAGGCTTTAATATCCAAGCTGGTATACGGAACATACGCAGGTGTAATAAATGCAAGCCTCATATCCATAAACGCAGGCAATATCAAACTAAAACTGAAAAAACCCACAATCGAGTTGTTTCTAAACAAGGATATAAGGTTATCTCTAAAAACCCATTCTCTTACAACACCATACCTAACACTCAACAACCTGACCGCCAAAGCAGAGATAGACAAAACAAACAAAACCTTAACCCTACAGGTAAAAAACCCCTCTGGATTCGACATAGACTCAAAGATCAGCCTAAAGGGAGAAACACCAAATATCAGAGCAAACATAACAACACCGTATTTAGACATAACCCCGTTTAGGTCTCTTTTGAGCCCCCATCTTAAACGATTCATACTATCGGGCTTCATCAAGCTAAAAAACATAGAAATAGACGGCAATCTGCTAAACCCCGCATCGATAAAAACAGGTAAGATCGACATCAAAGAGGCTGCCTTTAGAATAGACCTAAAAAGCTCCATATTCCACATAAAAAGCGCAAATATAGAGATAGAGGAAAACAAATTGATTGCTCTTGCCAAGGGCAATTTTGAAGGGATAACAACGGACGGCTCTGAGTTTATAGTGTATCGAAAGAAGGACTATCCCATGGAGATGCACCTGCATCTGCAGGGTAATGCCAATGAATATGTCAGGGTGTTTTTAGAGGAAAACATCTTCTCAAAGGACGATCTGGATGTATTGGGCAAAACAAAGAACCTAAAAGGCCTGATAAGGGCAGACATAGACATATACGAATACAAAAGGAGACCCAGGCCGTATTTCGATTTTGATGTTAAGCTATACCCAAAAACAGTGGAGTTTGAAAACTCAAATATCCCCGGCGGATGGGTCAAGGTAAGGGGCTTTTTAAGGATTCAAAGAATTACAGACGGCGGAGTGGTAAAAAGGCTCATGTTAACCTTCAAAGATTTAAATGCCACAACAAAAACCTCCAACCTAAAGACTGGTCTGTTTGTTCTGGATATAAAACCCAAACTGCTCCTGAATGGTAGCTTCAATCTAAACATATCCAAAGAAGATCTAAACTTCTTCCTGACCAAATTCAGCCACAAAAATCTCCCATTCAACATAAAAAAGGCACACATAAAGGCCACTATCAACGGAAGTCCATCGAGGTTCTCATTCAACACAGATATCTCAACGGCCTCATCCATAAACAACATACCGCTAAACCTAAAGGCAAAGGGTATATTCAACGCCCCCCTGCTAAAGATAGAAGCATTAACCCTAAAAAGCATAGGCAACATCTCATTCAGCGGCAACATAGATATGAAGAGGCTAAATATAACAAGCCTCTCTGCAACATTCAAAAAGCTAAAAATAGAAACCATTGCCTCAATAATCAACACAATACCGGACATCAAGGGAACAATAGACGGCAAAATCAGCCTAAACAAACAAAACGGTAAATTCTTCCTAAACAAGGGCAGCATATCCATAACAGACGGCAAATTCAAGGCGATAGACAACATATCGGCAGACATAAACTCAGACGGTAGTATGCTGTATATGACAAATTGCAGCTTCAACCTCTTAAACAATCAACTATTGTCCTATGGCAGATACAACCTAAACACCAAAAGCGGGGATTTGAGTATTTTTGGCGATGTTGTAAACCTAAATGTAAAGCAGCTGATAAAACCCAAAAAGACGCAAAACAACACAACTGTTAAGCTTCCCCATTTTAGCCTAAAGATAAAGGCAAACATACTAAAGCTCAACCTAAAGGACAACAAGCAAACAAAGGATATCGGTGCAACAACGCTAAACTGCGCCATAACACCCAAAAGTCTCGATATAAACATATTCAGCCTTCCAACCAAGATAACAGCCACATTCAGAAAAAAACGACTGAAAATCAACATATCAGACAGTGCGCTATGGGAATTCTTTACCCAATGCAAAGCAAAGCACTCATCCATAAACATAAAAGCCGCCTTAACATCACCAAAAGACAACGAATTAAACATAAAAACACTCAGGGGCAAGATCAACCTTACATCACGAAACGGCTGTATCAAGATGGGCTCATCATCCCTAAATCTATTCAGCATAATTCTAAACCCATTTAAAAACCTAACCACAAAGCTAAACACCCAGGACAGGATAGATTACAAATACATAAAGGGCGAGTTATCCTTAAATAACGGTATATTGAAGGCAACCGATAAAAATCCCATAATATTAGATGGCAACATAGAGATATTCGGATACGGTAAATACAATATAATATCGAAGAATATCGATGCCTATATAACCTTCATAACATTCTCCACCATAAACAAGCTGGTTTCCAAGATTCCCGTTGTGGGGTGGATCATAGGGGGCAAGGAGAAGAGCTTTACAGGCTTGAGTTTTCATGTAAAAGGGGATATAAATAATCCCTCGATAAAACCTATTCCCTTTAAAAGCCTTGCAAAGGGAATAGCCGATGTGCTAAAAAGGACGATCATGTTGCCACTGGGCATTTTTGGGGTGAAATAG
- a CDS encoding homocysteine S-methyltransferase family protein: protein MRNFREELGKGILILDGAMGTQLQEKGILATGTCPDYLNVTHPKEIAEIHKSYLDAGADIIVTNTFGANPIKLEEFGLQEEVYKINYEAVRIAKDVVGDKGFVSLSIGPTGKFLEPVGEADFDYIKEVFKKQVQPAVDADVDLFSLETFMDIKELKAAIIAIREITDKPIIAMMTFAEDGRTILGTSPEVFAKTIEVMDVDVIGANCSVGPDLLNEFVKKMAKVSDMPLIIQPNAGIPRLVDGKTIFPVGPEEFASYADDFKEYAAIVAGCCGTGPDHIRLLAKKLKGQPAKKRTPEKATVLTSRSQLIEIGYSRPVVFIGERLNPTGKKHLKEQLKEGKTGLYRKEAIEQTEHGAMALDINVGVPMIDEPAMMKKCVLAVESVVSVPLVIDSSNIEAIEAGLKAADGKVLINSVNGSKESMEAVLPLAKKYGAAILALLLDETGIPDTAEERLKILDRIVENAKRFGIREEDIVADALALTIGSDKERALETLRTIKLIKEKYGITTILGLSNVSFGLPNRKLINSSFMAMAIYNGLDSAIVNPYDELLWQIKYASDLIVDRDKDASIYINNSNDITLENRSTSKAKLELIKSPFEKGSLEDRLFMCVIEGNEEEIVPLTQDALKSKEPLQISNEILIPALDVVGKLYDKGIYFLPQMIKSANAMKKAFNILKEEIKKRATKQKTGKTIIMATVKGDIHDIGKNIVSLLLETNGFEVVDLGKNVDDETILKAIEEHHADAVGLSALMTTTMVNMKNVIDKIKMKGLNVKIMVGGAAVSEDFAKKIGADMYAKDAIEAVRLAKENV from the coding sequence ATGAGAAATTTTAGGGAAGAATTGGGAAAAGGGATTTTGATATTGGACGGTGCTATGGGCACCCAGCTTCAGGAAAAAGGTATCCTTGCAACCGGCACATGCCCGGATTATCTGAATGTAACACATCCTAAAGAGATAGCCGAGATACATAAATCGTATTTAGATGCCGGTGCAGACATAATAGTAACCAACACATTTGGTGCAAATCCCATAAAACTCGAAGAGTTTGGCTTACAAGAAGAGGTTTATAAAATCAATTACGAGGCCGTAAGAATAGCAAAGGATGTTGTTGGTGATAAGGGGTTTGTCTCCCTATCCATAGGGCCAACCGGCAAATTCTTAGAACCCGTCGGAGAGGCGGATTTTGATTACATAAAGGAGGTATTCAAAAAACAGGTTCAACCTGCGGTCGATGCCGATGTGGATCTATTCTCATTGGAAACATTCATGGATATAAAGGAGCTAAAGGCCGCCATAATAGCCATAAGGGAGATAACAGACAAGCCCATAATAGCCATGATGACCTTCGCAGAAGACGGAAGAACCATACTCGGCACATCGCCTGAGGTATTTGCAAAAACTATAGAGGTTATGGATGTTGATGTAATAGGCGCAAACTGCTCTGTAGGCCCAGATTTACTGAACGAATTTGTAAAGAAGATGGCAAAGGTTAGCGATATGCCGCTTATCATACAGCCAAATGCAGGCATTCCGAGGCTTGTGGACGGCAAGACGATATTCCCCGTTGGGCCTGAGGAGTTTGCAAGTTATGCGGATGATTTCAAGGAGTATGCAGCAATCGTCGCTGGATGCTGCGGCACAGGCCCAGACCACATAAGGCTCCTTGCCAAAAAACTCAAGGGCCAGCCTGCGAAAAAAAGGACGCCAGAGAAGGCCACCGTCCTAACAAGCAGAAGCCAGCTTATCGAGATAGGGTATTCAAGACCTGTGGTATTCATAGGCGAAAGACTCAACCCCACAGGCAAGAAACACTTAAAAGAACAGCTAAAAGAGGGCAAAACCGGCCTATACAGAAAAGAGGCCATAGAACAGACAGAGCACGGGGCGATGGCACTGGATATAAATGTGGGCGTTCCGATGATAGATGAGCCCGCCATGATGAAGAAATGCGTACTGGCCGTGGAGAGCGTGGTTTCTGTGCCTTTGGTTATAGACTCATCAAACATAGAGGCCATAGAGGCCGGCCTGAAGGCTGCAGACGGAAAGGTTTTAATCAACTCCGTGAACGGCTCCAAAGAGAGCATGGAGGCGGTCTTACCGCTTGCTAAAAAATACGGGGCAGCCATACTGGCGCTACTGTTAGATGAGACCGGTATTCCAGACACAGCAGAAGAGAGGTTGAAGATACTCGACAGGATCGTTGAGAACGCCAAAAGATTCGGCATAAGAGAAGAAGACATAGTGGCCGATGCATTGGCCTTAACCATAGGCAGCGACAAAGAGAGGGCGCTTGAAACCCTGAGAACCATAAAACTCATAAAGGAGAAATACGGCATAACAACCATCTTGGGTTTGAGCAATGTATCGTTTGGCCTGCCAAATAGAAAGCTCATCAACTCATCCTTCATGGCTATGGCCATATACAACGGTCTGGATAGCGCCATAGTCAACCCGTATGATGAACTGCTATGGCAGATAAAGTATGCAAGTGACCTGATCGTGGACAGGGATAAGGACGCCTCAATCTACATAAACAATTCAAACGACATCACGCTGGAAAACAGATCAACATCAAAGGCAAAATTAGAACTGATAAAATCACCGTTTGAAAAGGGTAGCTTAGAGGATAGATTATTTATGTGCGTGATAGAGGGCAACGAGGAGGAGATAGTCCCCCTAACACAGGATGCCCTAAAAAGCAAAGAACCGCTCCAGATTAGCAACGAAATACTCATACCTGCACTCGATGTGGTGGGCAAACTCTATGATAAGGGGATATACTTCTTACCACAGATGATAAAATCGGCAAACGCCATGAAAAAGGCCTTTAACATACTAAAGGAAGAGATAAAAAAAAGGGCAACAAAGCAAAAAACAGGCAAAACCATCATAATGGCAACGGTCAAGGGCGACATACACGATATAGGCAAAAACATCGTCTCGCTATTGCTTGAGACAAACGGATTTGAGGTTGTGGATTTGGGTAAGAATGTGGATGATGAGACCATTCTAAAAGCCATAGAGGAGCACCACGCAGACGCCGTTGGATTATCGGCCTTGATGACCACAACGATGGTCAACATGAAGAATGTTATAGATAAGATCAAGATGAAGGGCTTAAATGTGAAGATAATGGTGGGTGGCGCCGCTGTTAGTGAGGATTTTGCCAAGAAGATAGGCGCCGATATGTATGCGAAGGATGCAATAGAGGCTGTGAGGTTGGCAAAGGAAAATGTATAG
- a CDS encoding sigma-54-dependent transcriptional regulator, which translates to MYRVLVVDDDEQMRVALRATLEHLGYQPTLSKDAKEALKLLKKHDYDLILSDLKMPKMDGVEFLKEVKDLKPHIPFVMITAFGDIKTAVETMKLGAFDFILKPFSQDALKKIIEMAISHTSIKQTIQNKPATTKQKEGFVFKSKAMENIITLAQKVAQTDATVLLIGESGTGKEVLARYIHSISNRSKGSFVAVNCAAIPQNLLESEMFGYEKGAFSGATKAHPGKFEQANGGTILLDEISEMPLELQAKLLRVIQEKTVDRIGSTSSIKVDVRIICTTNRNIEEEVKEGKFREDLYYRISVFPIRIPPLRERKDEIPHLIDFFIERFSAQFDKQIEGIEEEALKILNNYPWPGNIRELQNVIERAVVLCEGKYITKDDIFLHNLG; encoded by the coding sequence ATGTATAGGGTATTGGTTGTTGATGACGATGAGCAGATGAGGGTGGCCTTAAGGGCCACATTAGAGCATCTGGGATATCAGCCAACGCTATCAAAGGACGCCAAAGAGGCCTTAAAACTACTAAAAAAACACGATTACGATTTGATATTGAGTGATTTGAAGATGCCAAAGATGGACGGCGTTGAATTCCTAAAAGAGGTAAAAGACCTAAAGCCCCATATACCGTTTGTTATGATAACGGCCTTTGGCGATATAAAAACGGCTGTTGAGACGATGAAATTGGGGGCATTTGACTTTATACTAAAGCCGTTTTCCCAGGATGCACTAAAAAAGATTATAGAGATGGCCATATCGCATACATCCATAAAACAGACCATCCAGAACAAGCCAGCAACTACAAAGCAAAAAGAGGGTTTCGTATTCAAAAGCAAGGCTATGGAGAATATCATAACCCTTGCACAAAAGGTGGCCCAGACGGATGCAACGGTTCTGCTGATTGGTGAAAGCGGGACGGGTAAAGAGGTTCTGGCACGCTATATACACTCAATAAGCAACAGGTCAAAGGGAAGCTTTGTGGCTGTAAACTGCGCTGCAATCCCCCAGAATTTATTAGAAAGCGAGATGTTTGGGTACGAAAAGGGCGCATTCAGCGGGGCAACGAAGGCACATCCGGGCAAGTTTGAGCAGGCAAACGGCGGAACAATACTCTTGGATGAGATAAGCGAGATGCCTTTAGAGCTTCAGGCAAAGCTCCTTCGGGTTATTCAGGAGAAAACGGTTGACAGAATAGGCTCTACATCGTCCATTAAGGTTGATGTAAGGATTATATGCACCACCAACAGAAACATAGAAGAAGAGGTAAAAGAGGGTAAATTCAGGGAGGATCTGTATTACAGGATTAGCGTCTTTCCTATAAGAATACCACCCTTAAGGGAAAGAAAGGACGAAATACCGCATCTAATAGATTTCTTCATAGAGAGGTTTTCTGCTCAATTTGATAAACAGATAGAGGGGATAGAGGAGGAGGCTTTAAAGATTCTCAACAACTATCCGTGGCCAGGCAACATCAGGGAGTTGCAGAATGTCATCGAAAGGGCTGTTGTTCTATGCGAGGGTAAATACATAACGAAGGATGATATATTCTTGCATAACCTCGGATAA
- a CDS encoding FKBP-type peptidyl-prolyl cis-trans isomerase, producing MKVETGRTVQMHYVGKLEDGTVFDSSENREPLSFVFGEGSIIPALEAELEGMEEGQKKTVKVKADDAYGQRDPNAIQKVPRTQLPENIEPKVGMQLLAQMQNGSIPVTIVEVDEESVTIDFNHPLAGRDLIFDVEIVKVS from the coding sequence ATGAAGGTTGAGACTGGTAGGACAGTGCAGATGCACTATGTCGGAAAGCTTGAGGACGGTACGGTTTTTGACTCAAGCGAGAACAGGGAGCCGTTGAGCTTCGTGTTTGGAGAGGGTAGTATTATTCCTGCCTTAGAGGCCGAATTGGAAGGTATGGAAGAGGGTCAGAAGAAGACCGTTAAGGTAAAAGCCGATGATGCTTACGGTCAGAGGGATCCCAACGCCATACAGAAAGTGCCGAGAACTCAATTGCCCGAAAACATAGAGCCGAAGGTGGGTATGCAGCTATTGGCCCAGATGCAAAACGGCAGTATTCCTGTAACTATAGTTGAGGTGGATGAGGAAAGCGTAACCATAGATTTCAACCATCCACTTGCCGGTAGGGATCTCATCTTTGATGTTGAGATTGTGAAGGTAAGCTAA